One Setaria italica strain Yugu1 chromosome II, Setaria_italica_v2.0, whole genome shotgun sequence DNA segment encodes these proteins:
- the LOC101780072 gene encoding SAC3 family protein B isoform X3: MAASGFGREAGPSSRGPGSAFPAFGVGAATPTATASPATPSFPSARPATPPFPSVRPANPSFPSPRPATPSFPSARPTTPLAAAAPRFPSPRPQLAAAATTSRPATTLPMSIPVPSARPAAAPGTAASARFPIPRSTLDPGAVAATGRHVARHLQPQLRPATPSVSRPVDPFISSRSRAPSAVSNLRADSPADYDNGMGQRRLVNYADPLFENGGLQSSKQLRMPPSEQMRLHTSARSPPSNITSKFRPPSDFQDHHPVHIADPRNNVFTDALQNRSLDHNISKRSRSPTLSYQDVDGAARIDTGGNARRLVDYTDTLIGDENIETSKRMRSPASEFTRAIKSPPSDIRDNIRSTASLPKFGNQIQSRIGGARSPPHQMSSLSDDSNEPNTSAVSPPKSSIRSATRRMGTSPLDASDDDHSTPSTELEREQQAKAKRLARFHVELSRPVENTNDFVKTLKGSADRPKQATSVGNFPMKKNDNTDESTSADMDSPVLAAIVGLCPDMCPEPERAERERKGDLDRYERLDGDRNLTTELLAVKKYNRTAERDADLIRPMPVLQKTMDYLLSLLDHTYDDSFLGLYNFLWDRMRAIRMDLRMQHFFNQEAISMLEQMIRLHIVAMHELCEYNKGEGFSEGFDAHLNIEQMNKTSVELFQMYDDHRRKGVFFSTEKEFRGYYALLKLDKHPGYKVEPAELSLDLAKMSREIRGSPEILFAREVARACRIGNFIAFFRLSRKATYLQACLMHAHFAKLRRQALASLHSGLQSGQGIPISQVVEWLAMEDEDIESLLEYHGFGLRQYEELYLVKEGPFLNSESDFPSGCSQLVHSKKSQRVIVDVSSGPVCAPMSKKNTSVSYSSRLATGKRDLFPSLHAPVVPHDGRRDPSSLFSGSVSTTPGRQISSMFPNPFSPKAANKLFSPTRPSPLIPNAGREDSVSSFPTAASPQSSKREIFSKTPKVASPKPEGKPKLTDDLTAEDQDSGLAGSPKKVEMQTEILWSQANTENNNALAEPIVSHSLADSVSLDYSNMLGDEDEVRVDMDEGTPDHEVLVIEPGSPIGSPSSDRNEYEDHNISSSTVDDWLPIVTSPKKQISGEKLKAILRKWSQRAADKRFLREQKNALAVEALCSLSLGPPVHNTTMVPKLAVEELDIGHAFKERQARQQRSWSRLNVSELSGPILLETNPDARCLCWKLLVLVPPGAMESQTNNFASKWLLRKLMGSGNGDSGLVVSSAGLSIWTEWMSFPNTCCLSVVRASDQQVIGNDIANSTSCIAFVVSEGISWEMQKARLNSLLASIPAQSNLPLLILSGDKYHEGYDYASQYITDRLGLSGLHGGQIASSLVIFLVEHMEDYANGFFDDDKLREGLKWLIRSLPRQPDVTLVKTHELLLNYLSAQLELFNTRVAPGAGPGDCISAFNNAVDQVVEEVMAAAHTNTNRWPALEIDLLERTSNERIYAEVFLPSIGWSSPLRIQPLVAAINACKIPEFSYDLSWLNQGSHMGKQTQDQKKFLQECLARYLTESTRLLDETQVATEVNIMVQKYVGLELRDSYYYLVPRWVTIFRRIYNWRLAKLSTGEFSEAYVLSQHLYQTPAAANSNGATATQGRTARSNTCNEASILEDHSTMPAVSTGLSLDEIIEISCDLDAVDVQPVSQQPRPPTQIHEEPHAPADTDVEMNTVHGVSGELYIPRRVGLGELVPLGGDDKLARLLEQCTKLQDRIDDTLSIYF; encoded by the exons ATGGCCGCATCCGGCTTCGGCCGCGAAGCCGGGCCTTCCTCCCGCGGCCCGGGCTCCGCCTTCCCTGCCttcggcgtcggcgccgccacCCCGACCGCGACCGCGTCTCCCGCTACCCCGTCCTTCCCCTCCGCTCGTCCCGCCACCCCGCCCTTCCCCTCGGTTCGCCCGGCCAACCcgtccttcccctcccctcgccCGGCCACCCCTTCCTTCCCGTCCGCTCGCCCGACCacccctctcgccgccgccgccccgcgcttCCCGAGCCCTCGgccccagctcgccgccgcggctacAACCTCTCGCCCTGCTACCACCCTGCCCATGTCCATACCCGTGCCCTCAGCGCGCCCGGCAGCTGCTCCCGGCACTGCCGCTTCCGCGCGTTTCCCGATCCCTCGCTCCACGCTCGATCCAGGCGCGGTTGCTGCGACTGGTCGCCACGTCGCTCGGCATCTTCAGCCCCAACTGAG GCCAGCCACACCATCAGTAAGCAGGCCGGTGGATCCTTTTATTTCCTCAAGAAGCAGGGCCCCATCAGCTGTATCAAATCTGCGTGCGGATTCCCCTGCAGATTACGATAATGGTATGGGACAAAGAAG GTTGGTGAACTATGCAGATCCATTGTTTGAAAACGGAGGTTTGCAATCTTCAAAGCAATTGAGGATGCCACCTTCAGAGCAAATGAGATTGCACACTTCAGCCAGATCACCGCCATCAAACATTACCAGCAAGTTTAGACCTCCATCGGACTTTCAAGATCATCATCCTGTGCATATTGCTGATCCTCGTAATAATGT ATTCACTGATGCATTGCAAAATCGATCGTTGGATCATAACATTTCAAAAAGGTCGAGGTCACCTACTTTGTCCTATCAGGATGTTGATGGCGCGGCTCGTATTGATACTGGTGGAAATGCGAGAAG ACTGGTTGACTATACAGATACCCTCATCGGTGATGAAAATATTGAAACCTCAAAAAGGATGAGATCGCCTGCATCAGAGTTCACACGCGCGATCAAATCACCGCCATCAGACATCAGAGACAATATTAG GTCTACTGCATCCCTTCCCAAGTTCGGAAATCAAATACAATCGCGCATTGGTGGCGCACGTTCACCACCACATCAGATGTCTAGTCTTTCAGATGACTCCAACGAACCTAACACATCTGCTGTTTCTCCACCAAAGTCTTCTATCCGTAGTGCTACCAGAAGAATGGGGACCTCTCCTTTGGATGCCAGTGATGATGATCACTCTACCCCTTCAACTGAACTTGAGAG GGAGCAACAAGCAAAAGCCAAGCGTCTGGCTCGTTTCCATGTTGAATTAAGCAGGCCAGTAGAAAATACTAATGACTTTGTAAAAACACTCAAAGGCTCTGCAGACAGGCCCAAACAAGCCACATCAGTGGGAAACtttccaatgaaaaaaaatgataatACTGATGAAAGTACTTCGGCTGACATGGATTCGCCAGTGTTAGCCGCGATTGTTGGGCTTTGTCCAGATATGTGCCCAG AACCTGAAAGGGCAGAGCGTGAGAGAAAGGGAGATCTCGATAGGTATGAAAGATTGGATGGAGATAGAAACCTAACTACTGAGCTTCTCGCTGTTAAAAAG TATAATAGGACTGCTGAGAGAGATGCAGACTTGATAAGGCCTATGCCAGTTCTACAGAAGACAATGGATTACCTTCTTAGTTTGCTGGATCACACGTATGATGACAGTTTCTTGGGCTTATACAACTTCTTGTGGGACAGGATGCGAGCGATAAGAATGGATCTTAGAATGCAACATTTCTTCAATCAAGAGGCTATTTCTATGCTTGAGCAAATG ATAAGGCTCCACATTGTTGCAATGCACGAATTGTGTGAATACAACAAAGGAGAAGGTTTTTCAGAGGGTTTTGATGCACACCTCAACATTGAGCAGATGAATAAAACATCAGTTGAGCTATTTCAAATGTATGATGACCATAGGAGAAAGGGTGTTTTCTTCTCAACAGAAAAGGAATTTCGGGGTTATTATGCACTCCTCAAGTTAGACAAGCATCCTGGTTACAAG GTTGAACCTGCTGAGTTATCTCTGGATCTTGCTAAGATGTCTCGTGAAATCAGAGGCAGTCCAGAGATCTTGTTTGCAAGAGAAGTTGCGAG AGCTTGCAGAATTGGGAACTTTATAGCCTTCTTTCGTCTCTCAAGGAAAGCAACTTATTTGCAGGCCTGTTTGATGCATGCTCACTTTGCAAAG TTAAGGAGGCAAGCACTCGCTTCATTGCACAGTGGTCTCCAGAGTGGACAAGGAATCCCTATTTCACAAGTTGTGGAGTGGCTTGCTATGGAG gaTGAGGACATCGAAAGTCTCTTAGAGTACCATGGTTTTGGATTGAGGCAGTATGAAGAACTGTACCTAGTAAAAGAAGGACCCTTTCTTAACAGTGAAAGTGATTTCCCATCTGGCTGTTCTCAGCTTGTGCATTCAAAGAAATCGCAGAGAGTCATTGTTGATGTTTCTTCTGGGCCAGTTTGTGCTCCTATGAGCAAAAAAAATACTTCTGTTTCATATTCTAGTCGACTCGCTACTGGCAAAAGAGATCTATTTCCATCACTGCATGCTCCTGTGGTTCCTCATGATGGCAGAAGGGATCCCTCTTCACTGTTTTCTGGGTCTGTTTCAACCACTCCTGGCAGACAGATTAGCTCGATGTTTCCTAATCCATTTTCTCCGAAAGCTGCCAATAAATTATTCAGTCCAACACGTCCAAGTCCTCTTATCCCAAATGCTGGTAGAGAAGACAGTGTTTCATCTTTCCCTACTGCTGCTTCTCCACAAAGTAGCAAGAGGGAGATATTCTCAAAAACACCAAAAGTAGCATCGCCAaaacctgaaggcaagcccaaGTTGACTGATGATCTTACAGCTGAAGATCAAGATAGTGGGCTTGCAGGGTCCCCTAAGAAAGTGGAGATGCAAACAGAGATACTGTGGTCACAAGCTAATACAGAAAACAACAATGCTTTGGCAGAACCAATTGTTTCGCATTCTCTTGCAGATAGCGTTTCTTTAGATTACTCCAATATGCTTGGAGATGAAGACGAGGTCAGGGTAGACATGGATGAGGGAACTCCAGACCATGAAGTTCTGGTTATCGAACCTGGATCACCTATTGGCTCCCCTTCGTCTGATCGCAATGAATATGAGGATCATAATATTAGTAGCAGCACAGTTGATGATTGGTTACCAATTGTTACGTCTCCCAAGAAACAAATTTCCGGTGAAAAGCTGAAGGCAATACTGAG GAAATGGAGTCAACGTGCTGCGGACAAACGATTTCTTAGGGAGCAGAAAAATGCTCTTGCTGTTGAAGCATTGTGTTCTCTATCACTTGGCCCGCCAGTTCATAATACTACAATG GTTCCTAAGCTTGCTGTCGAAGAGCTAGACATTGGGCATGCCTTTAAAGAAAGACAAGCAAGGCAGCAAAGATCTTGGTCGCGTCTCAATGTTTCGGAGTTGTCTGGTCCTATTTTACTTGAAACTAACCCTGATGCAAGATGCCTCTGCTGGAAGTTGCTTGTACTTGTCCCACCAGGTGCCATGGAATCCCAGACCAACAATTTTGCCTCAAAATGGCTACTTAGGAAGCTCATGGGTTCTGGAAATGGAGATAGTGGATTGGTTGTTTCATCAGCAGGCCTATCAATTTGGACAGAGTGGATGAGCTTTCCGAACACATGCTGTCTGTCTGTTGTTAGGGCCAGTGATCAGCAAGTTATTGGTAATGATATTGCCAATAGTACAAGCTGTATAGCATTTGTAGTGTCTGAAGGCATTTCATGGGAAATGCAGAAGGCACGACTTAACAGTCTGTTAGCCTCCATACCAGCTCAATCCAATCTTCCTCTCCTGATATTGAGCGGCGATAAATATCATGAAGGTTATGACTATGCTTCACAATATATCACTGACAGGCTTGGCCTCAGTGGTCTTCATGGAGGACAGATTGCTTCATCATTGGTTATTTTTCTTGTTGAACACATGGAAGATTATGCCAATGGTTTCTTTGATGATGACAAGTTGCGTGAGGGTCTGAAGTGGCTGATTAGAAGTTTGCCAAGGCAGCCTGATGTCACTCTTGTGAAGACCCATGAGTTGCTTCTGAACTACTTGAGCGCACAACTTGAGCTGTTTAATACCCGTGTTGCACCTGGAGCTGGACCTGGGGATTGTATTTCAGCATTCAACAATGCTGTCGATCAAGTTGTAGAAGAGGTTATGGCTGCAGCACACACAAACACTAACCGATGGCCAGCTCTTGAGATTGATCTTCTGGAGAGAACAAGTAATGAGAGGATATATGCAGAAGTGTTCTTGCCTAGCATTGGATGGTCATCGCCGTTAAGGATCCAGCCACTGGTTGCGGCCATTAACGCTTGCAAGATTCCAGAGTTCAGTTATGATTTATCTTGGCTAAACCAAGGTTCTCACATGGGCAAGCAAACCCAAGATCAGAAGAAGTTCCTTCAGGAGTGCTTGGCGAGATATCTGACTGAATCAACTCGGTTGTTAGATGAAACTCAGGTGGCCACCGAAGTAAATATTATGGTGCAGAAATATGTTGGCCTTGAGCTCCGAGACTCATACTACTACCTTGTTCCAAGATGGGTGACTATCTTCCGTCGTATTTACAACTGGAGGCTAGCAAAGCTTTCTACCGGAGAGTTCTCAGAAGCTTATGTCCTGAGCCAGCACCTCTATCAGACTCCTGCAGCAGCTAACTCTAATGGTGCCACTGCCACACAAGGGCGCACTGCTAGAAGCAACACCTGCAATGAGGCGTCCATTTTGGAGGATCACAGCACGATGCCTGCTGTGTCAACTGGGCTTTCACTAGATGAAATCATCGAGATCAGTTGCGATCTCGATGCTGTCGATGTGCAACCTGTAAGTCAACAGCCACGACCACCCACCCAGATTCATGAAGAACCCCATGCACCAGCAGACACGGACGTCGAGATGAACACGGTGCATGGTGTTAGCGGTGAATTGTACATACCAAGAAGGGTAGGTTTGGGGGAGCTGGTGCCACTCGGGGGGGACGACAAGCTTGCTCGGCTACTCGAGCAGTGTACCAAGCTACAGGACAGGATCGATGATACGCTTTCCATTTACTTTTGA
- the LOC101780072 gene encoding SAC3 family protein B isoform X2 — translation MAASGFGREAGPSSRGPGSAFPAFGVGAATPTATASPATPSFPSARPATPPFPSVRPANPSFPSPRPATPSFPSARPTTPLAAAAPRFPSPRPQLAAAATTSRPATTLPMSIPVPSARPAAAPGTAASARFPIPRSTLDPGAVAATGRHVARHLQPQLRPATPSVSRPVDPFISSRSRAPSAVSNLRADSPADYDNDPLFENGGLQSSKQLRMPPSEQMRLHTSARSPPSNITSKFRPPSDFQDHHPVHIADPRNNVFTDALQNRSLDHNISKRSRSPTLSYQDVDGAARIDTGGNARRLVDYTDTLIGDENIETSKRMRSPASEFTRAIKSPPSDIRDNIRSSPNSAQNLHAHADVQKSTASLPKFGNQIQSRIGGARSPPHQMSSLSDDSNEPNTSAVSPPKSSIRSATRRMGTSPLDASDDDHSTPSTELEREQQAKAKRLARFHVELSRPVENTNDFVKTLKGSADRPKQATSVGNFPMKKNDNTDESTSADMDSPVLAAIVGLCPDMCPEPERAERERKGDLDRYERLDGDRNLTTELLAVKKYNRTAERDADLIRPMPVLQKTMDYLLSLLDHTYDDSFLGLYNFLWDRMRAIRMDLRMQHFFNQEAISMLEQMIRLHIVAMHELCEYNKGEGFSEGFDAHLNIEQMNKTSVELFQMYDDHRRKGVFFSTEKEFRGYYALLKLDKHPGYKVEPAELSLDLAKMSREIRGSPEILFAREVARACRIGNFIAFFRLSRKATYLQACLMHAHFAKLRRQALASLHSGLQSGQGIPISQVVEWLAMEDEDIESLLEYHGFGLRQYEELYLVKEGPFLNSESDFPSGCSQLVHSKKSQRVIVDVSSGPVCAPMSKKNTSVSYSSRLATGKRDLFPSLHAPVVPHDGRRDPSSLFSGSVSTTPGRQISSMFPNPFSPKAANKLFSPTRPSPLIPNAGREDSVSSFPTAASPQSSKREIFSKTPKVASPKPEGKPKLTDDLTAEDQDSGLAGSPKKVEMQTEILWSQANTENNNALAEPIVSHSLADSVSLDYSNMLGDEDEVRVDMDEGTPDHEVLVIEPGSPIGSPSSDRNEYEDHNISSSTVDDWLPIVTSPKKQISGEKLKAILRKWSQRAADKRFLREQKNALAVEALCSLSLGPPVHNTTMVPKLAVEELDIGHAFKERQARQQRSWSRLNVSELSGPILLETNPDARCLCWKLLVLVPPGAMESQTNNFASKWLLRKLMGSGNGDSGLVVSSAGLSIWTEWMSFPNTCCLSVVRASDQQVIGNDIANSTSCIAFVVSEGISWEMQKARLNSLLASIPAQSNLPLLILSGDKYHEGYDYASQYITDRLGLSGLHGGQIASSLVIFLVEHMEDYANGFFDDDKLREGLKWLIRSLPRQPDVTLVKTHELLLNYLSAQLELFNTRVAPGAGPGDCISAFNNAVDQVVEEVMAAAHTNTNRWPALEIDLLERTSNERIYAEVFLPSIGWSSPLRIQPLVAAINACKIPEFSYDLSWLNQGSHMGKQTQDQKKFLQECLARYLTESTRLLDETQVATEVNIMVQKYVGLELRDSYYYLVPRWVTIFRRIYNWRLAKLSTGEFSEAYVLSQHLYQTPAAANSNGATATQGRTARSNTCNEASILEDHSTMPAVSTGLSLDEIIEISCDLDAVDVQPVSQQPRPPTQIHEEPHAPADTDVEMNTVHGVSGELYIPRRVGLGELVPLGGDDKLARLLEQCTKLQDRIDDTLSIYF, via the exons ATGGCCGCATCCGGCTTCGGCCGCGAAGCCGGGCCTTCCTCCCGCGGCCCGGGCTCCGCCTTCCCTGCCttcggcgtcggcgccgccacCCCGACCGCGACCGCGTCTCCCGCTACCCCGTCCTTCCCCTCCGCTCGTCCCGCCACCCCGCCCTTCCCCTCGGTTCGCCCGGCCAACCcgtccttcccctcccctcgccCGGCCACCCCTTCCTTCCCGTCCGCTCGCCCGACCacccctctcgccgccgccgccccgcgcttCCCGAGCCCTCGgccccagctcgccgccgcggctacAACCTCTCGCCCTGCTACCACCCTGCCCATGTCCATACCCGTGCCCTCAGCGCGCCCGGCAGCTGCTCCCGGCACTGCCGCTTCCGCGCGTTTCCCGATCCCTCGCTCCACGCTCGATCCAGGCGCGGTTGCTGCGACTGGTCGCCACGTCGCTCGGCATCTTCAGCCCCAACTGAG GCCAGCCACACCATCAGTAAGCAGGCCGGTGGATCCTTTTATTTCCTCAAGAAGCAGGGCCCCATCAGCTGTATCAAATCTGCGTGCGGATTCCCCTGCAGATTACGATAATG ATCCATTGTTTGAAAACGGAGGTTTGCAATCTTCAAAGCAATTGAGGATGCCACCTTCAGAGCAAATGAGATTGCACACTTCAGCCAGATCACCGCCATCAAACATTACCAGCAAGTTTAGACCTCCATCGGACTTTCAAGATCATCATCCTGTGCATATTGCTGATCCTCGTAATAATGT ATTCACTGATGCATTGCAAAATCGATCGTTGGATCATAACATTTCAAAAAGGTCGAGGTCACCTACTTTGTCCTATCAGGATGTTGATGGCGCGGCTCGTATTGATACTGGTGGAAATGCGAGAAG ACTGGTTGACTATACAGATACCCTCATCGGTGATGAAAATATTGAAACCTCAAAAAGGATGAGATCGCCTGCATCAGAGTTCACACGCGCGATCAAATCACCGCCATCAGACATCAGAGACAATATTAGGTCATCACCCAACTCAGCCCAGAATCTTCATGCACATGCCGATGTCCAGAA GTCTACTGCATCCCTTCCCAAGTTCGGAAATCAAATACAATCGCGCATTGGTGGCGCACGTTCACCACCACATCAGATGTCTAGTCTTTCAGATGACTCCAACGAACCTAACACATCTGCTGTTTCTCCACCAAAGTCTTCTATCCGTAGTGCTACCAGAAGAATGGGGACCTCTCCTTTGGATGCCAGTGATGATGATCACTCTACCCCTTCAACTGAACTTGAGAG GGAGCAACAAGCAAAAGCCAAGCGTCTGGCTCGTTTCCATGTTGAATTAAGCAGGCCAGTAGAAAATACTAATGACTTTGTAAAAACACTCAAAGGCTCTGCAGACAGGCCCAAACAAGCCACATCAGTGGGAAACtttccaatgaaaaaaaatgataatACTGATGAAAGTACTTCGGCTGACATGGATTCGCCAGTGTTAGCCGCGATTGTTGGGCTTTGTCCAGATATGTGCCCAG AACCTGAAAGGGCAGAGCGTGAGAGAAAGGGAGATCTCGATAGGTATGAAAGATTGGATGGAGATAGAAACCTAACTACTGAGCTTCTCGCTGTTAAAAAG TATAATAGGACTGCTGAGAGAGATGCAGACTTGATAAGGCCTATGCCAGTTCTACAGAAGACAATGGATTACCTTCTTAGTTTGCTGGATCACACGTATGATGACAGTTTCTTGGGCTTATACAACTTCTTGTGGGACAGGATGCGAGCGATAAGAATGGATCTTAGAATGCAACATTTCTTCAATCAAGAGGCTATTTCTATGCTTGAGCAAATG ATAAGGCTCCACATTGTTGCAATGCACGAATTGTGTGAATACAACAAAGGAGAAGGTTTTTCAGAGGGTTTTGATGCACACCTCAACATTGAGCAGATGAATAAAACATCAGTTGAGCTATTTCAAATGTATGATGACCATAGGAGAAAGGGTGTTTTCTTCTCAACAGAAAAGGAATTTCGGGGTTATTATGCACTCCTCAAGTTAGACAAGCATCCTGGTTACAAG GTTGAACCTGCTGAGTTATCTCTGGATCTTGCTAAGATGTCTCGTGAAATCAGAGGCAGTCCAGAGATCTTGTTTGCAAGAGAAGTTGCGAG AGCTTGCAGAATTGGGAACTTTATAGCCTTCTTTCGTCTCTCAAGGAAAGCAACTTATTTGCAGGCCTGTTTGATGCATGCTCACTTTGCAAAG TTAAGGAGGCAAGCACTCGCTTCATTGCACAGTGGTCTCCAGAGTGGACAAGGAATCCCTATTTCACAAGTTGTGGAGTGGCTTGCTATGGAG gaTGAGGACATCGAAAGTCTCTTAGAGTACCATGGTTTTGGATTGAGGCAGTATGAAGAACTGTACCTAGTAAAAGAAGGACCCTTTCTTAACAGTGAAAGTGATTTCCCATCTGGCTGTTCTCAGCTTGTGCATTCAAAGAAATCGCAGAGAGTCATTGTTGATGTTTCTTCTGGGCCAGTTTGTGCTCCTATGAGCAAAAAAAATACTTCTGTTTCATATTCTAGTCGACTCGCTACTGGCAAAAGAGATCTATTTCCATCACTGCATGCTCCTGTGGTTCCTCATGATGGCAGAAGGGATCCCTCTTCACTGTTTTCTGGGTCTGTTTCAACCACTCCTGGCAGACAGATTAGCTCGATGTTTCCTAATCCATTTTCTCCGAAAGCTGCCAATAAATTATTCAGTCCAACACGTCCAAGTCCTCTTATCCCAAATGCTGGTAGAGAAGACAGTGTTTCATCTTTCCCTACTGCTGCTTCTCCACAAAGTAGCAAGAGGGAGATATTCTCAAAAACACCAAAAGTAGCATCGCCAaaacctgaaggcaagcccaaGTTGACTGATGATCTTACAGCTGAAGATCAAGATAGTGGGCTTGCAGGGTCCCCTAAGAAAGTGGAGATGCAAACAGAGATACTGTGGTCACAAGCTAATACAGAAAACAACAATGCTTTGGCAGAACCAATTGTTTCGCATTCTCTTGCAGATAGCGTTTCTTTAGATTACTCCAATATGCTTGGAGATGAAGACGAGGTCAGGGTAGACATGGATGAGGGAACTCCAGACCATGAAGTTCTGGTTATCGAACCTGGATCACCTATTGGCTCCCCTTCGTCTGATCGCAATGAATATGAGGATCATAATATTAGTAGCAGCACAGTTGATGATTGGTTACCAATTGTTACGTCTCCCAAGAAACAAATTTCCGGTGAAAAGCTGAAGGCAATACTGAG GAAATGGAGTCAACGTGCTGCGGACAAACGATTTCTTAGGGAGCAGAAAAATGCTCTTGCTGTTGAAGCATTGTGTTCTCTATCACTTGGCCCGCCAGTTCATAATACTACAATG GTTCCTAAGCTTGCTGTCGAAGAGCTAGACATTGGGCATGCCTTTAAAGAAAGACAAGCAAGGCAGCAAAGATCTTGGTCGCGTCTCAATGTTTCGGAGTTGTCTGGTCCTATTTTACTTGAAACTAACCCTGATGCAAGATGCCTCTGCTGGAAGTTGCTTGTACTTGTCCCACCAGGTGCCATGGAATCCCAGACCAACAATTTTGCCTCAAAATGGCTACTTAGGAAGCTCATGGGTTCTGGAAATGGAGATAGTGGATTGGTTGTTTCATCAGCAGGCCTATCAATTTGGACAGAGTGGATGAGCTTTCCGAACACATGCTGTCTGTCTGTTGTTAGGGCCAGTGATCAGCAAGTTATTGGTAATGATATTGCCAATAGTACAAGCTGTATAGCATTTGTAGTGTCTGAAGGCATTTCATGGGAAATGCAGAAGGCACGACTTAACAGTCTGTTAGCCTCCATACCAGCTCAATCCAATCTTCCTCTCCTGATATTGAGCGGCGATAAATATCATGAAGGTTATGACTATGCTTCACAATATATCACTGACAGGCTTGGCCTCAGTGGTCTTCATGGAGGACAGATTGCTTCATCATTGGTTATTTTTCTTGTTGAACACATGGAAGATTATGCCAATGGTTTCTTTGATGATGACAAGTTGCGTGAGGGTCTGAAGTGGCTGATTAGAAGTTTGCCAAGGCAGCCTGATGTCACTCTTGTGAAGACCCATGAGTTGCTTCTGAACTACTTGAGCGCACAACTTGAGCTGTTTAATACCCGTGTTGCACCTGGAGCTGGACCTGGGGATTGTATTTCAGCATTCAACAATGCTGTCGATCAAGTTGTAGAAGAGGTTATGGCTGCAGCACACACAAACACTAACCGATGGCCAGCTCTTGAGATTGATCTTCTGGAGAGAACAAGTAATGAGAGGATATATGCAGAAGTGTTCTTGCCTAGCATTGGATGGTCATCGCCGTTAAGGATCCAGCCACTGGTTGCGGCCATTAACGCTTGCAAGATTCCAGAGTTCAGTTATGATTTATCTTGGCTAAACCAAGGTTCTCACATGGGCAAGCAAACCCAAGATCAGAAGAAGTTCCTTCAGGAGTGCTTGGCGAGATATCTGACTGAATCAACTCGGTTGTTAGATGAAACTCAGGTGGCCACCGAAGTAAATATTATGGTGCAGAAATATGTTGGCCTTGAGCTCCGAGACTCATACTACTACCTTGTTCCAAGATGGGTGACTATCTTCCGTCGTATTTACAACTGGAGGCTAGCAAAGCTTTCTACCGGAGAGTTCTCAGAAGCTTATGTCCTGAGCCAGCACCTCTATCAGACTCCTGCAGCAGCTAACTCTAATGGTGCCACTGCCACACAAGGGCGCACTGCTAGAAGCAACACCTGCAATGAGGCGTCCATTTTGGAGGATCACAGCACGATGCCTGCTGTGTCAACTGGGCTTTCACTAGATGAAATCATCGAGATCAGTTGCGATCTCGATGCTGTCGATGTGCAACCTGTAAGTCAACAGCCACGACCACCCACCCAGATTCATGAAGAACCCCATGCACCAGCAGACACGGACGTCGAGATGAACACGGTGCATGGTGTTAGCGGTGAATTGTACATACCAAGAAGGGTAGGTTTGGGGGAGCTGGTGCCACTCGGGGGGGACGACAAGCTTGCTCGGCTACTCGAGCAGTGTACCAAGCTACAGGACAGGATCGATGATACGCTTTCCATTTACTTTTGA